Proteins from one Pelosinus sp. IPA-1 genomic window:
- a CDS encoding ABC transporter ATP-binding protein, which translates to MSIYKKFIQYYKPYQRLFYFDLFCALVVSLIDLAFPQILYYLTHGVFTGDATDILNVIGFVGVGMLIMYSIRYACQYYITTWGHIMGARMESDMRQDLFNHYQRLSFSYYDNNNTGEMMSKLVSDLFDISELAHHGPENIFISTIKILGSFAFLMLLNVKMTLILFVVTFLMIIFSIYKNKKMKAVFMDNRKKIASVNSRVQDSLSGIRVVKSFANEDLEREKFCSSNLEFLDSKEDSYKIMGSFQAGNAFFQGLLYTAVLVSGGFFIANGSLKVADLAVYALYIGIFINPIDVLINFTEQFQKGYSGFKRFMDVVGITPEILDKPNAITLTNVEGNIVYQDVSFRYNQNTGVLHKVNISIEAGKTVALVGPSGGGKTTLCSLLPRFYDVTEGAVMIDGKNVRDVTLKSLRSSIGIVQQDVYIFAGSIGDNIAYGKPDATDAEIIEAAKNANIHDFITSLADGYDSYVGERGTRLSGGQKQRIAIARVFLKNPKILILDEATSALDNESERYIQTSLERLSKDRTTIVVAHRLSTIRSADEIIVINHKGIQERGSHEELLSLNGLYAKYYKMQFEGLDQLQDE; encoded by the coding sequence ATGTCTATTTATAAAAAATTCATTCAATATTATAAACCATATCAGCGGTTATTTTATTTCGATTTATTTTGTGCATTGGTTGTTTCCTTAATCGATCTTGCATTCCCTCAGATTCTGTATTATCTTACCCATGGGGTTTTTACTGGTGATGCAACTGATATTTTGAATGTGATTGGTTTTGTCGGTGTGGGAATGCTCATCATGTACAGCATTCGTTATGCTTGTCAATATTATATCACTACATGGGGGCATATAATGGGAGCCCGAATGGAAAGCGATATGCGCCAAGATTTATTTAACCACTATCAAAGGCTGTCCTTTTCTTATTATGACAATAATAACACTGGCGAGATGATGTCAAAATTAGTATCTGATTTATTTGATATATCCGAATTGGCTCATCATGGGCCTGAAAATATTTTTATATCGACTATAAAGATTTTGGGCTCTTTTGCATTTTTGATGCTTCTCAATGTCAAAATGACATTGATTCTTTTTGTTGTTACCTTCCTCATGATTATTTTTAGTATTTATAAAAATAAAAAAATGAAAGCAGTATTTATGGATAACCGAAAAAAGATTGCCAGTGTGAACTCACGAGTGCAGGATAGCCTATCCGGTATTCGTGTTGTCAAATCTTTTGCTAATGAGGATTTGGAAAGGGAAAAGTTTTGCTCTAGTAATCTTGAATTTTTGGATTCAAAGGAAGACAGTTATAAAATTATGGGCAGCTTTCAGGCGGGTAATGCCTTTTTTCAAGGATTACTATATACGGCGGTACTTGTTAGTGGAGGCTTTTTTATTGCCAATGGTAGTTTGAAAGTTGCTGATCTTGCTGTGTATGCACTATATATCGGGATTTTTATTAATCCAATTGATGTGCTGATCAATTTTACGGAACAGTTTCAAAAGGGATATTCTGGTTTCAAACGTTTTATGGATGTGGTGGGAATAACCCCGGAAATTCTAGATAAACCGAATGCAATAACATTGACTAATGTTGAAGGTAATATTGTCTATCAAGATGTTTCTTTTCGGTACAATCAAAATACAGGCGTACTTCATAAAGTAAACATTTCCATTGAGGCTGGGAAAACAGTGGCACTGGTGGGCCCTTCTGGTGGCGGAAAAACTACACTATGTTCCCTATTGCCACGTTTTTATGATGTTACTGAAGGTGCCGTTATGATTGATGGAAAAAATGTGCGTGATGTTACGCTCAAGTCTCTGCGCAGTTCTATTGGTATTGTTCAACAGGATGTTTATATATTCGCTGGCAGCATCGGTGATAACATTGCCTATGGTAAACCAGACGCTACAGATGCAGAAATTATAGAGGCGGCTAAAAACGCCAATATTCATGATTTTATTACGAGCCTTGCTGATGGGTACGATAGTTATGTCGGTGAAAGAGGAACACGCCTTTCTGGTGGTCAAAAGCAAAGAATTGCCATTGCCCGTGTGTTTTTGAAAAATCCTAAGATTCTTATTTTGGACGAAGCAACATCTGCTTTGGATAACGAAAGCGAACGTTATATTCAGACCTCTCTGGAACGTCTTTCAAAAGATCGTACTACCATTGTTGTGGCTCATAGACTTAGCACCATTCGAAGTGCAGATGAAATTATTGTAATCAATCACAAAGGAATTCAAGAGCGGGGATCCCATGAAGAACTGTTATCTTTAAATGGTCTTTACGCTAAATATTATAAGATGCAGTTTGAAGGGTTGGATCAACTGCAAGACGAATAG
- a CDS encoding ATP-binding protein, protein MITKEFTLHNLILYRNILDDNIIKKVQLLQDDNCPKRLYYELCSELFSKAEQLHLEGNLLRNYLIYLIAKDENIFSKTVEKSKGILACDSTLYQAALHDMQIIQNFISHDLHILSKKENSKFLFDFVPNTPSTTVTNYSILHPYLNLLNETATPNSLVEKLLYYYSSYGCGIMSDYNAFRWNSTSGLTGIKNFDQITFDDITGYEQQKETLVQNTCAFLAEKPANHILLIGSPGTGKSSSVKALINEPFAKNLRLVEVSKHELKSLHKLMDCLRDHSQKFIIFLDDLSFEEFEVEYKYLKSIIDGGIEITPKNVLIYATSNRMHLIKESWDDRKGNTDDVHRFDTVNEKLSLSERFGITLTYLSPNQIEYLAIVEQMASKNNISLPLEQLKAEALKWERRHNGRSGRTVQQFINHLLSHQS, encoded by the coding sequence ATGATTACTAAGGAATTTACTCTACACAACTTAATACTTTATCGTAATATTTTAGATGATAATATTATAAAGAAGGTGCAACTTCTACAAGACGATAATTGTCCTAAACGGTTGTATTATGAACTTTGCAGCGAACTTTTCTCTAAAGCAGAACAACTACATTTAGAAGGGAACTTGCTAAGAAATTATCTTATTTACTTAATTGCTAAGGATGAAAATATCTTTAGTAAGACTGTAGAAAAAAGCAAGGGAATCCTAGCTTGTGATTCTACGCTATACCAAGCAGCATTACATGATATGCAGATTATACAAAATTTTATTTCTCATGATTTACACATTCTATCTAAAAAAGAAAACAGCAAGTTCCTCTTCGATTTCGTTCCAAACACTCCTAGTACTACCGTAACCAATTATTCAATACTACATCCATATTTGAATCTTCTTAACGAAACCGCTACACCTAATTCATTAGTAGAGAAATTATTGTATTATTATTCATCTTATGGATGTGGCATAATGTCTGATTATAATGCCTTCCGCTGGAACAGCACCTCTGGACTTACGGGCATCAAGAACTTTGATCAAATTACCTTTGATGATATTACTGGATATGAACAACAAAAAGAAACTTTGGTGCAAAATACTTGTGCTTTCCTTGCAGAAAAGCCTGCCAATCATATCCTACTGATCGGGTCACCTGGAACAGGTAAATCATCTTCTGTTAAGGCCCTTATTAATGAACCTTTCGCCAAAAATCTACGCCTTGTTGAGGTTTCAAAACATGAACTAAAATCCTTACACAAGTTAATGGACTGCCTTCGAGACCACTCACAAAAATTCATTATTTTCTTAGACGATTTATCCTTCGAAGAATTCGAAGTTGAATATAAATACTTAAAATCCATCATCGATGGCGGAATCGAAATAACCCCTAAAAATGTTCTCATTTATGCAACATCAAATCGAATGCACCTTATAAAAGAAAGTTGGGATGATCGAAAAGGCAATACAGATGATGTACATCGCTTTGACACTGTAAATGAAAAACTTTCTTTATCTGAGCGCTTTGGTATCACCCTTACCTATTTGTCACCAAATCAGATAGAGTATCTTGCCATCGTAGAACAAATGGCTAGCAAGAATAATATATCTTTGCCATTGGAACAACTAAAAGCAGAAGCTCTAAAATGGGAACGTCGACATAACGGACGTTCCGGTCGAACTGTACAACAATTTATCAATCACCTCTTGAGCCATCAATCCTAA
- a CDS encoding phosphoribosyltransferase, with translation MFKDRTEAGKMLADKLSTVLSGNNICLLAVPRGGVVVAAPLAQQLNSSLGVLVTRKIGHPLNPEVAIGAVMPDGSAVLDQCTLERFSIGQTELQQMIQSQHGEIKRRMLAYTGSDQPPEVTNRTVVIIDDGIATGYTIQAAVQWIKTLNPAKIIIAVPVAPPDVIEILDTQVDKIICPFQPESFGAVGMYYEDFPQTEDEEVLAILHEINHPRM, from the coding sequence ATGTTTAAGGACCGTACCGAAGCTGGTAAAATGCTAGCTGATAAGCTATCGACGGTTTTATCTGGCAACAACATTTGCCTGTTAGCAGTGCCACGAGGCGGTGTAGTAGTTGCTGCTCCATTAGCACAACAATTAAATAGCAGTTTAGGAGTGTTGGTTACTAGAAAGATTGGCCATCCTTTAAACCCAGAGGTTGCTATTGGAGCAGTCATGCCTGACGGTAGTGCTGTTTTAGACCAGTGTACTCTTGAAAGGTTCAGTATTGGACAAACTGAACTACAGCAAATGATTCAGAGCCAACATGGTGAAATCAAACGGCGAATGCTGGCTTATACCGGAAGCGACCAACCTCCAGAAGTAACAAACCGAACTGTAGTAATTATTGACGACGGGATTGCTACTGGTTATACAATTCAAGCAGCAGTACAGTGGATTAAAACATTAAATCCAGCCAAGATAATCATTGCTGTACCAGTCGCCCCTCCTGATGTAATAGAAATACTTGATACACAAGTTGATAAAATAATCTGTCCCTTTCAACCGGAGTCCTTTGGAGCGGTTGGCATGTATTATGAGGACTTCCCCCAAACAGAAGATGAGGAAGTACTCGCTATTTTACATGAGATAAATCATCCTCGTATGTAA
- a CDS encoding dihydroorotase, with protein MKLLLKNGRMIDPAQNIDKVTDILIENGLIAKIGDNLNEVGAEVFDAQGLVIAPGFVDMHVHLREPGLEAKEDIASGTRAAAAGGFTTIACMPNTSPTIDNAILVSGILQRAQLEGVVNVKVIGALSKGQQGKELSEIGDMILSGAVAISDDGSSLDNNRLFKTALEYTSMFGCPVISHAEDESLVEEGVMHEGAVSAMLGMKGRPAVAEDIAVARDIMLAEYTDSLLHIAHVSSKGAVELIRQAKKRGVKVTAEVTPHHLTLTDEAVKTFDTATKVNPPLRSSDHVAALLEGLKDGTLDAIATDHAPHAFEEKDREYKQAPSGFAGLETAIGVVLTDLYHTGKFTLVEIVERMSTAPSRILGIKAGGLAVGSPADITIIDADLEWVVDSSTFYTKGKHTPYEKKILKGKAVATLVNGNFVMQKGEVCI; from the coding sequence TTGAAACTATTGCTTAAAAATGGACGAATGATCGACCCAGCTCAGAATATTGATAAAGTTACTGATATATTGATAGAAAATGGTTTAATTGCTAAAATTGGAGACAATCTAAATGAAGTAGGAGCGGAAGTGTTTGATGCTCAAGGGCTCGTGATTGCTCCTGGATTTGTAGATATGCATGTACATCTAAGGGAACCAGGACTAGAAGCAAAAGAAGATATTGCATCGGGTACTAGAGCTGCAGCAGCAGGTGGTTTTACTACCATCGCGTGTATGCCCAACACAAGTCCTACTATAGATAATGCCATTCTAGTATCGGGTATATTGCAGAGAGCGCAGTTAGAGGGTGTAGTGAATGTTAAGGTCATTGGAGCTTTAAGTAAAGGTCAGCAAGGCAAAGAATTATCCGAAATTGGTGACATGATACTTTCAGGCGCAGTTGCCATTTCGGATGATGGAAGTTCCTTGGATAATAATCGACTTTTTAAAACGGCTCTTGAGTATACAAGTATGTTTGGATGTCCTGTCATTTCTCACGCTGAGGATGAATCCTTGGTAGAAGAAGGAGTCATGCATGAAGGTGCAGTTTCGGCTATGTTAGGAATGAAAGGTCGACCTGCTGTAGCCGAAGACATTGCAGTCGCTCGCGATATAATGCTTGCCGAGTATACTGATTCTTTGCTTCATATTGCTCATGTCAGCAGCAAAGGTGCAGTAGAGTTAATTCGCCAAGCTAAAAAACGGGGTGTTAAGGTCACTGCTGAAGTAACACCACATCATCTTACTCTAACAGATGAGGCTGTAAAAACTTTTGATACAGCCACTAAAGTAAACCCGCCACTCCGCTCCTCTGATCATGTTGCCGCCTTGCTAGAAGGGTTAAAGGATGGTACATTAGACGCCATTGCAACAGATCATGCTCCCCATGCCTTTGAAGAAAAGGATCGAGAGTACAAACAAGCACCTTCTGGTTTTGCCGGGCTAGAAACAGCCATAGGAGTTGTTTTGACGGATCTATATCATACAGGAAAGTTCACATTGGTTGAGATTGTCGAGAGGATGTCAACAGCTCCTTCTCGTATATTAGGAATTAAGGCAGGGGGACTAGCGGTAGGATCCCCGGCAGATATAACGATCATAGATGCAGATTTGGAATGGGTGGTAGACAGTAGTACCTTTTATACAAAAGGGAAACACACTCCATATGAGAAAAAAATATTAAAGGGCAAAGCGGTTGCTACACTAGTGAATGGCAATTTCGTAATGCAAAAAGGCGAGGTATGTATATGA
- the carA gene encoding glutamine-hydrolyzing carbamoyl-phosphate synthase small subunit, protein MKGKLILEDGSVFYGNLVADSSAVGEVVFNTGMTGYQEILTDPSYCGQIVTLTYPLIGNYGVADLFEQSRKSFVRGFIISELCEEPSNYQCENTLTKYLTDHNIPCIYGVDTRAITRRIRANGTMKGVIVPAETSEEESKKYFAVLPEMKEVQEVTTPEIYKIENKGPHVVVMDFGIKNNILRSLHHLGCNLTVVPADTTAENIMNLKPDGVFLSNGPGDPKDVPYAIETIKKLIDKKPIFGICLGHQLLALALGADTYKLKFGHRGSNQPVKNLLTGRVHITSQNHGYAVEESSFENLDVCISHRAVNDNTVEGMRHKSLPVFSVQYHPEASPGPDDSTYLFEEFMALLPKGV, encoded by the coding sequence ATGAAAGGGAAACTTATATTAGAAGACGGCTCCGTGTTTTACGGAAATCTGGTAGCAGATAGTAGTGCCGTTGGAGAAGTAGTATTTAATACAGGGATGACAGGATACCAAGAAATACTAACTGACCCGTCTTATTGCGGTCAGATCGTAACCTTGACCTATCCTCTCATTGGAAACTATGGCGTGGCAGATCTATTTGAACAGTCAAGAAAATCATTTGTTCGCGGCTTTATTATTAGCGAACTTTGTGAGGAACCAAGTAATTATCAGTGTGAAAATACATTGACCAAATATTTAACGGATCATAATATTCCGTGTATATATGGAGTGGATACTCGCGCAATCACGCGGCGTATTCGTGCCAATGGAACGATGAAAGGTGTTATTGTTCCAGCAGAAACAAGTGAAGAAGAAAGCAAAAAATATTTCGCAGTACTTCCTGAAATGAAAGAAGTACAGGAAGTGACCACTCCTGAAATATATAAGATTGAAAATAAAGGACCTCATGTAGTAGTAATGGATTTTGGTATTAAAAACAACATCTTACGTTCTCTTCATCATTTAGGTTGTAATTTAACGGTTGTGCCAGCAGATACTACAGCTGAGAACATTATGAACTTAAAACCTGATGGCGTCTTTTTGTCAAATGGGCCAGGAGATCCCAAAGATGTACCCTATGCCATTGAAACGATTAAAAAATTAATAGACAAAAAACCGATTTTCGGTATTTGCTTAGGTCACCAATTATTAGCGTTAGCGTTAGGTGCAGATACCTATAAATTGAAATTTGGTCATAGAGGTTCCAATCAACCGGTAAAGAATTTGTTAACGGGCAGAGTGCATATTACCTCTCAAAATCATGGATATGCAGTTGAGGAATCTTCCTTTGAAAATTTGGATGTATGTATTAGCCATAGGGCTGTAAATGATAATACAGTAGAAGGTATGCGTCATAAAAGCTTGCCAGTCTTCTCTGTACAATATCATCCTGAAGCATCGCCAGGGCCAGATGATAGCACGTATTTATTTGAAGAATTTATGGCGCTGTTGCCGAAGGGAGTTTAA
- a CDS encoding EVE domain-containing protein: MAYWLAKTEPESFSYGDLEKLGRDRWNGVKNFAALKHMKKMQPGDLVFIYHTGKEKSIIGVAEVVTQAYPDPNETDNRFVVVDVEPRYRLEKAITLKEIKLNPIFQDWQLVRQSRLSVMPVSEEHWQLLHNIAKEPSH; encoded by the coding sequence ATGGCTTACTGGCTTGCCAAAACCGAACCAGAAAGTTTTAGTTATGGAGACCTTGAAAAATTAGGACGTGACCGCTGGAATGGCGTGAAAAATTTTGCAGCGTTAAAACATATGAAAAAAATGCAGCCTGGTGACTTGGTGTTTATTTATCATACAGGCAAAGAAAAATCCATCATTGGAGTCGCCGAAGTCGTAACACAAGCTTATCCCGATCCTAATGAAACTGACAATCGATTTGTCGTCGTAGATGTGGAGCCTCGTTATCGTTTAGAAAAAGCCATAACACTAAAAGAAATCAAACTCAACCCAATCTTTCAAGATTGGCAGCTAGTTCGCCAATCACGACTTTCTGTTATGCCTGTATCAGAAGAGCATTGGCAATTGCTACATAATATCGCCAAGGAACCATCTCATTGA
- a CDS encoding uracil-DNA glycosylase — protein MITFKNDWQDLLKEEFQKEYYLNLRQFLIKEYQTKTVYPNKYDIFNALHYTAYKDVKVVILGQDPYHGPNQAHGLSFSVKPGIQSPPSLQNIYKELKDDLGCYIPNHGYLKKWTEQGVLLLNTVLTVVEGQANSHSKLGWEQVTDKIITLLNERKEPIVFILWGNNAQSKTSLITNENHYIIKSVHPSPLSASRGFFKSKPFSKTNTMLTSMGQTPIDWQIDNLE, from the coding sequence ATGATAACATTTAAAAATGATTGGCAGGACTTACTAAAAGAAGAGTTCCAAAAAGAATATTATTTAAATTTGCGGCAATTTTTAATTAAAGAATACCAAACAAAGACTGTTTATCCTAATAAATATGATATCTTTAATGCTCTGCATTATACGGCTTATAAAGATGTTAAAGTAGTAATATTAGGTCAAGATCCATACCATGGGCCAAATCAGGCTCATGGACTTAGCTTTTCCGTAAAACCAGGTATTCAGTCTCCACCGTCCCTACAGAATATTTACAAAGAGTTAAAAGACGATTTAGGATGTTATATTCCGAATCATGGCTATCTGAAAAAATGGACAGAGCAGGGAGTGCTTTTATTAAATACTGTTCTTACGGTCGTAGAGGGACAGGCAAACTCTCATAGCAAATTGGGATGGGAGCAGGTAACTGATAAAATAATTACTTTGTTAAATGAGAGAAAAGAGCCTATTGTTTTTATTCTATGGGGGAATAATGCACAATCCAAGACAAGTTTAATAACCAATGAAAATCATTACATTATTAAGTCGGTTCATCCTAGTCCCTTATCAGCAAGCAGAGGCTTTTTCAAAAGTAAGCCTTTTTCCAAAACGAATACAATGTTAACATCCATGGGACAAACTCCGATTGATTGGCAGATTGATAATTTGGAATAA
- a CDS encoding aspartate carbamoyltransferase catalytic subunit, with the protein MSKRQISLRGKDILGLETMTVPEMELILETAREMKGIIGRDIKKVPSLRGKSVVNLFFEASTRTRTSFELAGKYLGADVVNITASASSVTKGESLRDTLYTIEAMGVDVIVMRHEAEGSAQYAANIASPVIINAGDGAHEHPTQGLLDMFTIKESKGKLAGLKVAIIGDIFHSRVARSNIWGLMKMGAEVHLAGPKTLMPRGIEQAGVFVHDRVEAAIEGADVVNVLRIQRERQHKGLFPSAREYARIFGVNQARLDLAKPDALVMHPGPMNRGLEISPDIAYGDQSVIQEQVKNGLAVRMAALFLVLTGGKNIETIA; encoded by the coding sequence GTGAGTAAACGCCAAATATCATTACGGGGAAAAGACATTTTAGGTCTTGAAACGATGACTGTGCCAGAGATGGAATTGATTTTAGAGACTGCTCGAGAAATGAAGGGGATTATTGGCCGTGATATAAAAAAGGTGCCATCATTACGAGGTAAGTCCGTTGTAAATTTATTTTTTGAAGCAAGTACTAGAACACGTACTTCTTTTGAATTAGCTGGTAAATACCTTGGGGCAGATGTAGTAAATATCACTGCGAGTGCAAGTAGTGTGACAAAAGGGGAAAGCCTGCGGGATACTTTATATACAATAGAAGCTATGGGGGTAGACGTGATTGTTATGCGTCACGAGGCTGAAGGTTCTGCCCAGTATGCGGCGAATATAGCCTCCCCTGTAATTATCAATGCTGGAGATGGAGCTCATGAGCATCCTACCCAAGGGCTTCTGGATATGTTTACGATTAAAGAAAGCAAGGGTAAACTTGCAGGGCTTAAAGTTGCTATTATCGGTGACATTTTTCATAGCCGAGTCGCTAGGTCTAATATTTGGGGGCTCATGAAAATGGGAGCTGAAGTTCACTTAGCAGGACCAAAAACCTTAATGCCTCGTGGTATTGAACAAGCAGGGGTTTTTGTCCATGACAGAGTGGAAGCGGCCATAGAGGGAGCTGATGTTGTCAATGTTCTACGCATTCAGCGGGAACGGCAGCATAAAGGTTTATTCCCATCCGCAAGAGAATATGCACGTATTTTTGGTGTGAATCAAGCTCGCTTGGATTTAGCAAAGCCAGATGCACTAGTTATGCACCCAGGTCCGATGAATCGAGGATTAGAGATTTCTCCTGATATAGCCTATGGTGATCAATCTGTTATTCAAGAGCAAGTCAAAAATGGATTAGCAGTGAGAATGGCAGCTTTATTTTTGGTGTTGACAGGAGGTAAGAACATTGAAACTATTGCTTAA
- a CDS encoding DUF1737 domain-containing protein, producing MEKQLRYRLITGKDDATFCQRISKLLDEGYMLYGSPSATFNGTDVIVAQAVILKDVTGTTKV from the coding sequence GTGGAAAAACAACTTAGATATCGATTGATTACAGGAAAAGATGATGCAACGTTTTGTCAGAGAATTTCTAAATTGCTAGATGAGGGGTATATGCTATATGGATCTCCTTCTGCCACGTTTAATGGAACCGATGTGATAGTGGCGCAAGCTGTTATTCTTAAGGATGTCACTGGAACCACAAAGGTATAA
- a CDS encoding C45 family autoproteolytic acyltransferase/hydolase — protein sequence MKRYLAIWTMLLVITFSVTPTQACTLWAANGNAVEGGGSLIVKNRDWLPDHQQDVQLISPADGYRYLGLFAIDGAHKGLKAGINEKGLVVVSATAGSIPVKERKGMPYTHGLSARLLKECNSVEEAISKTDLFVGPQILMIADKEKIATIEIGPEGNFSVMVKENEVIFHTNHYVAESMLEFNHISGISSQKRYSRIGELLKNISEKVDFDTFIALSKDQNDGPDNSIFRTGSTPNKARTMAVWAVAIPQNNSPELYIRILNPNESEKILRINSEDVFKGNLLTE from the coding sequence TTGAAACGATATTTAGCGATATGGACCATGCTGTTGGTAATTACTTTCTCTGTTACTCCCACTCAAGCTTGTACATTATGGGCTGCAAATGGGAATGCAGTTGAGGGTGGAGGAAGCCTTATAGTAAAAAATCGTGATTGGTTACCTGACCACCAACAAGATGTACAACTTATTTCACCCGCGGATGGCTATAGATATTTGGGACTTTTTGCAATAGATGGGGCGCATAAAGGCCTAAAGGCCGGAATTAATGAAAAAGGTCTTGTGGTAGTAAGTGCTACTGCAGGAAGCATACCAGTTAAAGAACGAAAAGGAATGCCATATACCCATGGGCTTTCTGCGAGATTGCTAAAAGAGTGTAATAGTGTCGAAGAAGCTATATCAAAAACTGATTTATTTGTGGGGCCACAGATTTTAATGATCGCTGATAAAGAAAAAATTGCGACAATAGAAATTGGGCCCGAGGGTAATTTTTCTGTTATGGTGAAGGAGAATGAAGTTATCTTTCATACCAATCATTATGTAGCTGAATCTATGCTAGAATTTAACCATATTTCTGGTATAAGTAGTCAGAAAAGATATAGCCGTATTGGCGAATTGCTAAAAAATATTTCGGAGAAAGTTGATTTCGATACCTTTATAGCTCTCAGTAAAGATCAGAATGATGGACCGGATAATAGTATTTTTCGTACAGGAAGCACACCAAATAAAGCTCGGACAATGGCTGTTTGGGCAGTAGCAATACCACAAAATAACTCTCCGGAATTATATATTAGAATTCTAAATCCTAATGAAAGTGAGAAAATTTTAAGAATAAATTCTGAGGATGTTTTTAAGGGGAATTTATTGACAGAGTGA
- a CDS encoding EFR1 family ferrodoxin (N-terminal region resembles flavodoxins. C-terminal ferrodoxin region binds two 4Fe-4S clusters.), whose amino-acid sequence MIEKLFVFYMTGTGNSYKVAMWFAGVARSMGVQTGVQQIKIEKLSFVPDEKTLCVFTLPTHGFTAPWLVIKQILQLPRGNGASAAVLPTRAGTRIKGIALPGMEGTAGYLTAFLLFLKGYKIKGVMGIDMPSNWTAVHWGLSKENAKFLISEAEPKVNSFAKTVLLGQVYFSGFIPLVLGLLLASVSFMYLIMAQLILSKLFFASDKCVGCGLCSTICPTKAIKMTGKVEKRPYWSYSCDSCMACMNYCPYQAIEASPILAIVFYYITTVPAAIYLQRYLFNGYLDWLPINWVGIVQYVFVLSSVYLAHMLIHQIMRWRVFSMVFSRLSHTHYLRRYHAPDVTLKDINNR is encoded by the coding sequence ATGATCGAGAAGTTATTTGTATTTTATATGACGGGTACAGGTAATTCCTATAAGGTTGCAATGTGGTTTGCTGGAGTAGCAAGGTCTATGGGGGTGCAAACAGGTGTACAACAAATAAAGATCGAGAAGTTGTCTTTTGTCCCAGATGAGAAAACCTTGTGTGTGTTTACACTGCCTACTCATGGCTTTACAGCCCCTTGGTTAGTGATAAAACAGATTTTGCAGCTTCCGCGGGGGAATGGTGCGTCGGCTGCCGTTCTACCAACGCGGGCTGGTACCAGAATAAAAGGGATTGCGTTACCAGGAATGGAAGGGACAGCTGGTTACCTAACAGCATTTCTGCTATTCTTAAAAGGATATAAAATCAAGGGTGTTATGGGAATCGACATGCCTAGTAACTGGACAGCTGTTCATTGGGGGTTAAGCAAGGAGAATGCCAAATTCCTAATTTCAGAGGCAGAACCAAAAGTCAATTCTTTTGCTAAAACTGTTTTATTAGGGCAAGTTTATTTTAGCGGATTTATTCCTTTGGTTTTAGGCCTACTGTTAGCTTCGGTTTCATTTATGTATCTAATTATGGCACAACTTATTTTATCAAAACTTTTCTTTGCCTCAGATAAATGCGTAGGATGCGGGCTGTGTTCCACTATTTGTCCGACAAAAGCGATTAAAATGACTGGAAAAGTTGAAAAACGTCCATATTGGAGTTATTCCTGCGACAGCTGTATGGCTTGTATGAACTATTGCCCTTATCAAGCAATTGAAGCAAGCCCAATATTGGCTATCGTTTTTTACTATATAACTACAGTGCCTGCTGCTATCTATTTACAGCGTTATCTATTTAATGGATATCTAGATTGGCTTCCTATAAATTGGGTAGGAATTGTGCAATATGTCTTTGTATTAAGTTCAGTTTACCTTGCGCATATGCTTATTCACCAAATCATGAGATGGCGAGTATTCAGTATGGTTTTTAGCAGACTATCGCATACTCATTATTTACGCAGATATCATGCTCCAGATGTGACTTTAAAGGACATTAATAATAGATGA